Genomic segment of Staphylococcus muscae:
AAACATAAGAAAATTGTTAAAGAACTTGCATTAAGAGACGAACTATAATCAGGAGGGATTGATATGCAATTTATAACAGATCATTTTATGTTGCATAATGAAACAGCACGTACTTTGTATGAGAAATATGCTAAAAATATGCCGATTTATGATTATCATTGCCATTTAGATCCAAAACAGATTAGTGAGAATACACATTTTGATAATATTACTGATTTGTGGTTAGGTGGCGATCATTATAAATGGCGTGCGATGCGAGCACAAGGGATTGAAGAATACTATATCACTGGTGACGCTTCACCCAAAGAGAAGTTTCGCAAGTGGGCAGAAACATTGGAAAACACGATTGGCAATCCTTTATATCACTGGTCACATTTAGAATTGAAGATGTATTTTGATATTGACACATTGCTTACGAGAGACAATGCCGATGAAGTTTATGAGTATGCGAATAAGTATTTAGAAACACATCGCGTCACAACACAATCTTTAATTGAGTCATCAAATGTCTCACTGATTTGTACGACGGATCATCCGAATGACAATTTACAATATCATGAAAAATCAAAGCAACAAACAGATTTTAAAACTGCAGTGCTACCAGCTTTTAGACCTGATGACTTATTTAAAGTGGATCAGCCAATTTTTAAAGAATTTGTTGTTGAATTAGAAAAGTTAACACAAAAAATTGATTCACCAGAAGCATTGATACAAGCAGTTGTTCAACGTATTGATTACTTCCATGAAAAAGGCGGTCGCCTTGCTGATCATGGTTTAGAAGAAATACATTATGCACCATATGAGATAGAAGATATCCGAAAAATATTTGATAAAGCATTGAACAATGCGTCTATTACGAGAGAAGAGAAGTTTCAATTTCAAACATTTGTGTTGTATGAATTGAGTAAGGCTTATTATGAACGTCAATGGGTGATGCAAATTCACTTCGGTGCGATTCGTAACAATAACACGCGTGCTTTTGAACAATTAGGTGCAGATGCTGGATTTGATTCTATTAGAGATCAAGAGAACTTGGCATATCACTTGAATCATACGTTAGACATGATGGAACGTGAAGGGCATTTGCCTAAAACAATATTGTACAACTTAAATCCAGTTTATAACGATATTGTTGGTTCTACGATTGCTAACTTCCAAACTGAATCTGGTATTCGTAGCAAAGTACAACATGGTGCTGGATGGTGGTTTAATGATACAAAACAAGGCATGTTAAGACAGATGTCATCATTGGCAGATCAAGGTTTGATTCAACACTTTGTTGGTATGTTAACAGATTCAAGAAGCTTTATATCTTATTCACGTCATGATTACTTTAGACGTATTTTGTGTACATGGATAGGCGGTTTAGTAGAAAATGGTGAAATTCCAAATAATGATGAGATATTAAAGCGTTTAATTCAAGGTATATGCTATAACAACGCATTTCATTATTTCAAATTAATAGAGGAGGAATAAGCAATGAAAATGACTTTTAGATGGTACGGAAAAGAAGATCCAATTAGTTTGGAATATATCCGTCAAATACCTGGAATGAAGGGGATTGTTAGTGCAATCTATGATGTACCTGTTGGTGAAGTTTGGCCAATGGAAAAAATTACAGCACTTAAAGAAGAAGTGGAAGCGGCAGGATTGGAATTATCAGTCATTGAAAGTGTTCCGGTCCACGAAGATATTAAATTAGGGAAACCTTCACGTGATCGTTTGATTGAGAATTACTGCCAAACATTACGCAACTTAGGAAAAGCGGGTATCAAAACAGTATGTTATAACTTTATGCCTGTCTTTGACTGGACTCGTTCTCAATTAGATTATCGATTAGAAGATGGGTCTACTTGTTTGATTTATGATGAAGAAGATATTGCAAAAATGAATCCATTGAGTGGTGAGTTATCATTACCGGGTTGGGATTCAAGTTATACGAAGGAAGATATGAAACAGTTATTCGATGACTATGCCGAAGTAGACGAAGAACAGTTATGGGAAAATCTTACTTACTTTATCAACAAAGTAATTCCTGTTGCAGAAGAAGAAGATGTTCTAATGGCAATTCATCCGGACGATCCACCATGGAATATTTTTGGATTACCACGTATTATTACGACAAAAGAAAATCTTGAGCGCTTTATTAATCTATACGATTCTAAGAGCAATGGCTTAACGATGTGTTCAGGATCATTAGGTGCCGATCGTAATAATGATTTTGTAGATATGTTGAAATATTTTGGAGACAAAGGACGCGTACA
This window contains:
- the uxuA gene encoding mannonate dehydratase — encoded protein: MKMTFRWYGKEDPISLEYIRQIPGMKGIVSAIYDVPVGEVWPMEKITALKEEVEAAGLELSVIESVPVHEDIKLGKPSRDRLIENYCQTLRNLGKAGIKTVCYNFMPVFDWTRSQLDYRLEDGSTCLIYDEEDIAKMNPLSGELSLPGWDSSYTKEDMKQLFDDYAEVDEEQLWENLTYFINKVIPVAEEEDVLMAIHPDDPPWNIFGLPRIITTKENLERFINLYDSKSNGLTMCSGSLGADRNNDFVDMLKYFGDKGRVHFVHARNVKLIGDKSFQESAHLSEKGSIDMYEVVKAMHSFGYEGPIRPDHGRMIWGETGKPGYGLYDRALGATYLNGLYEAVCKSNK
- the uxaC gene encoding glucuronate isomerase, with the translated sequence MQFITDHFMLHNETARTLYEKYAKNMPIYDYHCHLDPKQISENTHFDNITDLWLGGDHYKWRAMRAQGIEEYYITGDASPKEKFRKWAETLENTIGNPLYHWSHLELKMYFDIDTLLTRDNADEVYEYANKYLETHRVTTQSLIESSNVSLICTTDHPNDNLQYHEKSKQQTDFKTAVLPAFRPDDLFKVDQPIFKEFVVELEKLTQKIDSPEALIQAVVQRIDYFHEKGGRLADHGLEEIHYAPYEIEDIRKIFDKALNNASITREEKFQFQTFVLYELSKAYYERQWVMQIHFGAIRNNNTRAFEQLGADAGFDSIRDQENLAYHLNHTLDMMEREGHLPKTILYNLNPVYNDIVGSTIANFQTESGIRSKVQHGAGWWFNDTKQGMLRQMSSLADQGLIQHFVGMLTDSRSFISYSRHDYFRRILCTWIGGLVENGEIPNNDEILKRLIQGICYNNAFHYFKLIEEE